One Erinaceus europaeus chromosome 5, mEriEur2.1, whole genome shotgun sequence genomic window carries:
- the OTULIN gene encoding ubiquitin thioesterase otulin isoform X4 translates to MYRAADEIEKDKELLMQERGSSGEPRLSVAPEMEIMDYCRREWRGNTQQAARMRKGYEEVSQKFTSIRRVRGDNYCALRATLFQAMSQATASPAWLQDPELTRLPEKLISKHSWIKQWKLGLQLEEKGEDLVENIKESLALLRRKWAALADLGTAEARQLACDELFASADEEYLLYEAIKFLMLSRAIELYDDREQGKDVPFFSVLLFARDTSRDPAQLLRNHLNQVGHTGGLEQVEMLLLAHAMRHTICAYRLSKHGTEEFLTVFPTDPPRDWPVVTLIAEDDRHYNIPVRLCQETSLVRTVDTVTASGAQLWRARPAALFGAVLVAAMLVASRDSQKGTVPGGCVS, encoded by the exons ATGTATCGGGCCGCCgatgaaatagagaaggacaaagAATTGCTTATGCAGGAAAGAGGGTCATCAG GAGAGCCCCGACTCAGCGTGGCCCCCGAGATGGAGATCATGGACTACTGCCGGAGGGAGTGGCGAGGCAACACGCAGCAGGCGGCACGTATGCGCAAG GgctatgaggaggtgtcccagaagTTCACCTCCATCCGGAGAGTCCGCGGCGACAACTACTGCGCGCTGAGAGCCACGCTGTTCCAGGCCATGAGCCAGGCCACAGCGTCCCCTGCTTGGCTTCAGGACCCTGAGCTCACGCGG ttacCAGAGAAGCTCATTAGCAAGCACAGCTGGATCAAGCAGTGGAAGCTCGGGCTGCAGCTGGAGGAGAAGGGCGAGGATCTGGTTGAGAACATCAAGGAGTCCCTGGCTCTGCTGCGGAGGAAG TGGGCCGCCTTGGCCGACCTGGGGACTGCGGAGGCCAGGCAGCTAGCCTGCGACGAGCTGTTCGCCAGCGCGGACGAGGAGTACCTCCTCTACGAGGCCATCAAGTTCCTCATGCTGAGCAGGGCCATCGAGCTCTACGACGACCGGGAGCAGGGCAAGGATGTGCCCTTCTTCTCTGTGCTCCTGTTTGCTCGGGACACGTCCAGAGACCCCGCGCAGCTGCTGCGGAATCACCTCAACCAAGTGGGGCACACGGGCGGCCTGGAACAG gtggagatgctcCTGCTGGCCCACGCCATGCGCCACACCATCTGTGCCTACCGCCTGTCCAAGCACGGCACGGAGGAGTTCCTCACCGTCTTCCCCACCGACCCACCCCGAGACTGGCCCGTGGTGACGCTCATCGCCGAGGACGACCGGCACTACAACATCCCCGTCCGGCTGTGCCAGGAGACCAGCCT GGTACGGACTGTGGACACTGTCACTGCATCAGGAGCCCAGCTTTGGAGGGCCAGGCCAGCAGCTTTATTTG GTGCTGTGTTGGTGGCAGCAATGCTGGTGGCTTCGCGGGACTCCCAGAAGGGGACAGTGCCAGGTGGGTGTGTCTCCTGA
- the OTULIN gene encoding ubiquitin thioesterase otulin isoform X3: MEIMDYCRREWRGNTQQAARMRKGYEEVSQKFTSIRRVRGDNYCALRATLFQAMSQATASPAWLQDPELTRLPEKLISKHSWIKQWKLGLQLEEKGEDLVENIKESLALLRRKWAALADLGTAEARQLACDELFASADEEYLLYEAIKFLMLSRAIELYDDREQGKDVPFFSVLLFARDTSRDPAQLLRNHLNQVGHTGGLEQVEMLLLAHAMRHTICAYRLSKHGTEEFLTVFPTDPPRDWPVVTLIAEDDRHYNIPVRLCQETSLVRTVDTVTASGAQLWRARPAALFGAVLVAAMLVASRDSQKGTVPGGCVS, translated from the exons ATGGAGATCATGGACTACTGCCGGAGGGAGTGGCGAGGCAACACGCAGCAGGCGGCACGTATGCGCAAG GgctatgaggaggtgtcccagaagTTCACCTCCATCCGGAGAGTCCGCGGCGACAACTACTGCGCGCTGAGAGCCACGCTGTTCCAGGCCATGAGCCAGGCCACAGCGTCCCCTGCTTGGCTTCAGGACCCTGAGCTCACGCGG ttacCAGAGAAGCTCATTAGCAAGCACAGCTGGATCAAGCAGTGGAAGCTCGGGCTGCAGCTGGAGGAGAAGGGCGAGGATCTGGTTGAGAACATCAAGGAGTCCCTGGCTCTGCTGCGGAGGAAG TGGGCCGCCTTGGCCGACCTGGGGACTGCGGAGGCCAGGCAGCTAGCCTGCGACGAGCTGTTCGCCAGCGCGGACGAGGAGTACCTCCTCTACGAGGCCATCAAGTTCCTCATGCTGAGCAGGGCCATCGAGCTCTACGACGACCGGGAGCAGGGCAAGGATGTGCCCTTCTTCTCTGTGCTCCTGTTTGCTCGGGACACGTCCAGAGACCCCGCGCAGCTGCTGCGGAATCACCTCAACCAAGTGGGGCACACGGGCGGCCTGGAACAG gtggagatgctcCTGCTGGCCCACGCCATGCGCCACACCATCTGTGCCTACCGCCTGTCCAAGCACGGCACGGAGGAGTTCCTCACCGTCTTCCCCACCGACCCACCCCGAGACTGGCCCGTGGTGACGCTCATCGCCGAGGACGACCGGCACTACAACATCCCCGTCCGGCTGTGCCAGGAGACCAGCCT GGTACGGACTGTGGACACTGTCACTGCATCAGGAGCCCAGCTTTGGAGGGCCAGGCCAGCAGCTTTATTTG GTGCTGTGTTGGTGGCAGCAATGCTGGTGGCTTCGCGGGACTCCCAGAAGGGGACAGTGCCAGGTGGGTGTGTCTCCTGA